A single region of the Lactobacillus isalae genome encodes:
- the tyrS gene encoding tyrosine--tRNA ligase: MAKFDILEDLKWRGAINQETDEEGLRKYLEEHDDLALYCGTDPTGDSLHIGHLIPFMIMKRFQMAGYHPVILIGGGTGSIGDPSGRKTERVLQTAEQVKHNEEKLTAQMKKLFGTENFEIKNNAEWLGKLNLIDFLRDYGKFFQVNNMINKDVVASRLENGISFTEFTYQILQAIDFYHLNKDNGVQLQIGGSDQWGNITAGIDLIHKLEGQDRPAFGLTIPLMLKADGTKFGKSAGGAVWLDPEKTSPYEFYQFWINQDDRDVVKYLKYFTFLSREEIEDLAEKTEKEPWKRAAQKRLAEEVTKFVHGEEGLKEAQMITEALFSGNVKSLSVPQIEQALKNAPSAEATHEAKNIVEFLVETKIEPSKRQAREDVKNGAIYVNGERQNDIDFIIEPDNDFDGKYVIIRKGKRKYTLVKIK, encoded by the coding sequence ATGGCAAAATTTGACATTTTAGAAGATTTAAAATGGCGCGGTGCTATTAACCAAGAAACTGATGAAGAAGGTTTACGCAAGTACTTAGAAGAGCATGATGATTTAGCTCTCTACTGTGGAACTGACCCAACAGGCGATTCTCTTCATATTGGACACTTAATTCCATTCATGATTATGAAGAGATTCCAAATGGCAGGCTATCACCCAGTAATTTTGATCGGTGGAGGTACTGGTTCCATTGGTGACCCATCAGGTAGAAAGACTGAACGTGTTCTTCAAACTGCTGAGCAAGTTAAGCACAATGAAGAAAAATTAACTGCCCAAATGAAGAAGTTATTCGGTACTGAAAACTTTGAAATTAAAAACAATGCGGAATGGCTTGGTAAGCTTAACTTGATTGACTTCTTACGTGACTACGGTAAGTTTTTCCAAGTTAACAACATGATTAACAAGGATGTTGTTGCTAGTCGTTTGGAAAATGGTATTTCATTCACTGAATTTACTTACCAAATTTTACAAGCAATTGACTTCTATCACTTAAACAAAGACAATGGTGTTCAACTTCAAATTGGTGGTTCTGATCAATGGGGCAATATTACTGCTGGTATTGATTTGATTCACAAGCTTGAAGGTCAAGATCGTCCAGCATTTGGTTTAACTATTCCATTGATGCTTAAGGCTGATGGTACTAAGTTTGGTAAGTCTGCTGGTGGTGCTGTTTGGCTTGATCCAGAAAAGACTAGTCCTTATGAATTCTACCAATTCTGGATTAACCAAGACGATCGTGATGTTGTGAAATACCTTAAGTACTTTACTTTCTTATCTCGTGAAGAAATCGAGGACTTGGCTGAAAAGACTGAAAAAGAACCTTGGAAGCGAGCAGCTCAAAAGAGATTAGCAGAAGAAGTAACCAAGTTTGTTCATGGCGAAGAAGGCTTAAAAGAAGCTCAAATGATTACTGAAGCGCTATTCTCAGGTAACGTTAAGAGCTTGTCTGTGCCTCAAATTGAACAAGCTTTGAAGAACGCTCCAAGTGCTGAAGCAACCCACGAAGCTAAGAATATCGTTGAATTTTTGGTTGAAACTAAGATTGAACCATCTAAGCGTCAAGCACGTGAAGATGTTAAGAACGGTGCTATTTACGTAAATGGTGAACGTCAAAATGATATTGACTTCATTATTGAACCTGACAATGATTTTGATGGTAAGTACGTAATTATCCGTAAAGGTAAGAGAAAGTACACCTTAGTTAAAATTAAATAG